Proteins found in one Strix aluco isolate bStrAlu1 chromosome 29, bStrAlu1.hap1, whole genome shotgun sequence genomic segment:
- the MYO1F gene encoding unconventional myosin-If isoform X2, with protein MGSKERFHWQSHNVKQSGVDDMVLLSKISEEAIVENLKKRFMDDYIFTYIGPVLISVNPFKQMPYFTDREVELYQGAAQYENPPHIYALTDNMYRNMLIDGENQCVIISGESGAGKTVAAKYIMGYISKVSGGGEKVQHVKDIILQSNPLLEAFGNAKTVRNNNSSRFGKYFEIQFSRGGEPDGGKISNFLLEKSRVVSQNECERNFHIYYQLIEGASQEQRQNLGIMSPDYYYYLNQSDTYQVEGTDDRSDFHETMVIGIRSEDQQLVLQIVAGILHLGNISFREEGNYARVENADSLAFPAYLLGIDQERLNEKVTSRKMDSKWGGRSESITVTLNVEQAAYTRDALAKGLYARVFDFLVESINRAMQKPHEEYSIGVLDIYGFEIFQKNGFEQFCINFVNEKLQQIFIELTLKAEQEEYVQEGIKWTQIQYFNNKVVCDLIENKLNPPGIMSVLDDVCATMHATGEGADQTLLQKLQAAVGTHEHFNSWSSGFVIHHYAGKVSYDVNGFCERNRDVLFTDLIELMQSSEYGFIRMLFPEKLDSDKKGRPTTAGSKIKKQANDLVNTLMKCTPHYIRCIKPNETKKPRDWEESRVKHQVEYLGLKENIRVRRAGFAYRRLFHKFLQRYAILTPETWPSWRGDERQGVQHLLRAVNMDPDQYQMGRSKVFVKNPESLFLLEEMRERKFDGFARVIQKAWRRHVAIRKYEQMREEASNILYNFKERRRNSINRNFVGDYLGMEERPELRQFLAKRERVDFADSITKYDRRFKPIKRDFILTPKYFYLIGREKVKKGPEKGQIKEVLKKKVELQAVNSISLSTRQDDFFILHENDADNFLESIFKTELISLLCKRYEELTHSKLRLSFKDTLQFRVKKEGWGGGGTRNVTFVRGQGDVAALKAGGKTLTVSIGDGLPRNAKPTRKGATQSRGGSRWPAPSRNAPPAPRGRGPPGACRNGAPQFPRSDGRAQRDTYTTPQKQARGPPAAALPPRNASRQPKTRPPSEHNMDFLNVPDQGVAGMQRRRSLSQRPPPAGRPKPQPKVAVPRCQALYQYIGQDVDELSFNVGDIIDILLEDISGWWKGRLHGKEGLFPGNYVQKI; from the exons ATG GGCAGCAAGGAGCGCTTCCACTGGCAGAGCCACAATGTCAAGCAGAGCGGCGTGGACGACATGGTCCTGCTGTCCAAAATCTCCGAGGAGGCCATCGTGGAGAACCTCAAGAAGCGTTTTATGGACGATTACATCTTT ACCTACATCGGGCCAGTGCTCATCTCCGTCAACCCCTTCAAGCAGATGCCGTACTTCACCGACCGGGAGGTCGAGCTGTACCAGGGAGCG GCTCAGTATGAAAATCCCCCCCATATCTACGCCCTGACTGACAACATGTACCGCAACATGCTGATCGATGGGGAGAACCAGTGCGTCATCATCAG CGGAGAAAGCGGGGCCGGGAAAACGGTGGCAGCAAAATACATCATGGGCTACATCTCCAAAGTGTCCGGGGGTGGCGAGAAAGTGCAG caCGTGAAGGATATCATCCTGCAGTCCAACCCGCTGCTGGAAGCCTTTGGAAATGCCAAAACTGTCCGGAACAACAACTCCAGCCGCTTT gggaagtaCTTCGAGATCCAGTTCAGCCGGGGCGGTGAACCCGACGGAGGGAAGATCTCCAACTTTCTGCTGGAGAAGTCACGGGTGGTGAGCCAGAATGAGTGCGAGAGGAATTTCCACATCTACTATCAg CTCATCGAAGGGGCGTCCCAAGAGCAGCGGCAGAACCTGGGCATCATGAGCCCGGATTATTACTATTACCTGAACCAGTCGGACACGTACCAGGTGGAGGGCACGGACGACCGCAGCGACTTCCATGAGACCATG GTCATCGGCATCCGCAGCGAGGACCAGCAGCTGGTGCTGCAGATCGTGGCGGGGATCCTTCACCTGGGAAACATCAGCTTTCGGGAGGAAGGCAACTACGCGCGGGTGGAAAATGCTGACT ccctggcctTCCCTGCCTACCTGCTGGGGATCGACCAGGAGCGCCTCAACGAGAAGGTCACCAGCAGGAAAATGGACAGCAAGTGGGGTGGCCGCTCCGAGTCCATCACCGTCACCCTCAACGTGGAGCAGGCGGCTTACACCCGGGATGCCCTGGCCAAGGGGCTCTACGCGCGCGTCTTCGACTTTCTCGTGGAG TCTATCAACCGGGCTATGCAGAAGCCGCATGAGGAGTACAGCATCGGGGTGCTGGACATCTATGGCTTCGAAATATTCCAG AAAAATGGCTTTGAGCAATTCTGCATTAACTTTGTGAATGAGAAGCTGCAGCAGATCTTCATAGAGCTGACCCTGAAGGCGGAGCAG GAGGAGTATGTGCAGGAGGGGATCAAGTGGACCCAGATCCAGTACTTCAACAACAAGGTGGTGTGCGACCTGATAGAGAACAAGCTG aacccccccGGGATCATGAGCGTCCTGGACGATGTCTGTGCCACCATGCATGCCACCGGCGAGGGCGCAGACCAGACcctgctgcagaagctgcaggCGGCCGTGGGCACCCACGAGCACTTCAACAGCTGGAGCTCGGGCTTCGTCATCCACCACTACGCAGGCAAG gtCTCCTACGACGTGAACGGCTTCTGCGAGCGCAACCGGGACGTGCTCTTCACCGACTTGATCGAGCTGATGCAGAGCAGTGAATA CGGTTTCATCCGGATGCTTTTCCCAGAAAAGCTTGATTCTGACAAAAAGGGACGACCAACCACTGCAGGCTCCAAAATCAAG AAGCAGGCTAACGACCTGGTGAACACGCTAATGAAGTGCACGCCACACTACATCCGCTGCATCAAGCCCAACGAGACCAAGAAACCCCGGGACTGGGAGGAGAGCAG GGTGAAGCACCAAGTCGAGTACCTGGGGCTGAAGGAGAACATCCGGGTGCGCCGGGCAGGTTTCGCCTACCGCCGCCTCTTCCACAAATTCCTGCAACG ctaCGCCATCCTCACCCCCGAGACGTGGCCGTCGTGGCGCGGGGATGAGCGGCAAGGGGTGCAGCACTTGCTGCGCGCCGTCAACATGGACCCAGACCAGTACCAGATGGGGCGGAGCAAGGTCTTTGTCAAGAACCCCGAATCG ctcttcctccttgAAGAGATGCGGGAGCGGAAATTTGACGGCTTCGCCCGGGTGATCCAGAAGGCCTGGCGCCGGCACGTCGCCATCCGGAAGTATGAGCAGATGCGAGAGGAGG CCTCCAACATCCTCTACAACTTCAAAGAGCGGAGGAGGAACAGCATCAACAGGAATTTTGTGGGCGATTACCTGGGCATGGAGGAGCGGCCGGAGCTGCGCCAGTTCCTGGCCAAGCGGGAGCGGGTAGACTTTGCCGACTCCATCACTAAGTACGACCGGAGGTTCAAG CCCATCAAGCGGGACTTCATCCTCACCCCCAAGTACTTCTACCTGATCGGACGGGAGAAGGTGAAGAAAGGTCCTGAGAAGGGGCAGATCAAGGAGGTGCTCAAGAAGAAGGTGGAGCTCCAGGCAGTGAACAGCATCTCGCTGAG CACCAGGCAGGATGATTTCTTCATCCTCCACGAGAACGATGCCGACAATTTCTTGGAGTCCATCTTCAAGACGGAGCTGATCAGCCTGCTGTGCAAACGCTACGAGGAGCTCACCCACAGCAAGCTGCGCCTCTCCTTCAAGGACAC ACTACAGTTTCGGGTGAAGAAGGAGGGCTGGGGCGGTGGCGGCACCCGCAACGTCACCTTCGTCAGAGGACAGGGCGACGTGGCTGCCCTCAAAGCCGGAGGCAAAACCCTTACGGTCAGCATCGGGGATGGGCTCCCCAGGAATGCCA AGCCCACGAGGAAGGGGGCAACGCAAAGCAGAGGTGGCAGCAGGTGGCCGGCACCCTCCCGAAACgccccaccagcacccagag GTCGGGGTCCTCCAGGCGCCTGCAGGAACGGGGCACCCCAGTTCCCCCGCAGCGACGGCCGGGCGCAACGAGACACCTACACAACACCCCAGAAGCAGGCGCGGGGGCCACCAGCTGCGGCGCTTCCCCCCCGAAACGCCAGTCGCCAGCCGAAGACGCGGCCCCCGTCTGAACACAACATGGATTTCCTCAACGTGCCTGACCAGGGGGTGGCTGG CATGCAGCGCCGGCGAAGCCTGAGCCAGCGGCCACCCCCGGCCGGGCGTCCCAAGCCACAGCCCAAGGTGGCCGTGCCGCGCTGCCAGGCGCTCTACCAGTACATCGGGCAGGACGTGGACGAGCTCAGCTTCAACGTGGGGGACATCATCGACATCCTGCTGGAAG ATATCTCTGGCTGGTGGAAGGGCCGGCTGCACGGCAAGGAAGGGCTTTTCCCTGGGAACTACGTGCAGAAGATCTGA
- the MYO1F gene encoding unconventional myosin-If isoform X1 yields the protein MGSKERFHWQSHNVKQSGVDDMVLLSKISEEAIVENLKKRFMDDYIFTYIGPVLISVNPFKQMPYFTDREVELYQGAAQYENPPHIYALTDNMYRNMLIDGENQCVIISGESGAGKTVAAKYIMGYISKVSGGGEKVQHVKDIILQSNPLLEAFGNAKTVRNNNSSRFGKYFEIQFSRGGEPDGGKISNFLLEKSRVVSQNECERNFHIYYQLIEGASQEQRQNLGIMSPDYYYYLNQSDTYQVEGTDDRSDFHETMNAMQVIGIRSEDQQLVLQIVAGILHLGNISFREEGNYARVENADSLAFPAYLLGIDQERLNEKVTSRKMDSKWGGRSESITVTLNVEQAAYTRDALAKGLYARVFDFLVESINRAMQKPHEEYSIGVLDIYGFEIFQKNGFEQFCINFVNEKLQQIFIELTLKAEQEEYVQEGIKWTQIQYFNNKVVCDLIENKLNPPGIMSVLDDVCATMHATGEGADQTLLQKLQAAVGTHEHFNSWSSGFVIHHYAGKVSYDVNGFCERNRDVLFTDLIELMQSSEYGFIRMLFPEKLDSDKKGRPTTAGSKIKKQANDLVNTLMKCTPHYIRCIKPNETKKPRDWEESRVKHQVEYLGLKENIRVRRAGFAYRRLFHKFLQRYAILTPETWPSWRGDERQGVQHLLRAVNMDPDQYQMGRSKVFVKNPESLFLLEEMRERKFDGFARVIQKAWRRHVAIRKYEQMREEASNILYNFKERRRNSINRNFVGDYLGMEERPELRQFLAKRERVDFADSITKYDRRFKPIKRDFILTPKYFYLIGREKVKKGPEKGQIKEVLKKKVELQAVNSISLSTRQDDFFILHENDADNFLESIFKTELISLLCKRYEELTHSKLRLSFKDTLQFRVKKEGWGGGGTRNVTFVRGQGDVAALKAGGKTLTVSIGDGLPRNAKPTRKGATQSRGGSRWPAPSRNAPPAPRGRGPPGACRNGAPQFPRSDGRAQRDTYTTPQKQARGPPAAALPPRNASRQPKTRPPSEHNMDFLNVPDQGVAGMQRRRSLSQRPPPAGRPKPQPKVAVPRCQALYQYIGQDVDELSFNVGDIIDILLEDISGWWKGRLHGKEGLFPGNYVQKI from the exons ATG GGCAGCAAGGAGCGCTTCCACTGGCAGAGCCACAATGTCAAGCAGAGCGGCGTGGACGACATGGTCCTGCTGTCCAAAATCTCCGAGGAGGCCATCGTGGAGAACCTCAAGAAGCGTTTTATGGACGATTACATCTTT ACCTACATCGGGCCAGTGCTCATCTCCGTCAACCCCTTCAAGCAGATGCCGTACTTCACCGACCGGGAGGTCGAGCTGTACCAGGGAGCG GCTCAGTATGAAAATCCCCCCCATATCTACGCCCTGACTGACAACATGTACCGCAACATGCTGATCGATGGGGAGAACCAGTGCGTCATCATCAG CGGAGAAAGCGGGGCCGGGAAAACGGTGGCAGCAAAATACATCATGGGCTACATCTCCAAAGTGTCCGGGGGTGGCGAGAAAGTGCAG caCGTGAAGGATATCATCCTGCAGTCCAACCCGCTGCTGGAAGCCTTTGGAAATGCCAAAACTGTCCGGAACAACAACTCCAGCCGCTTT gggaagtaCTTCGAGATCCAGTTCAGCCGGGGCGGTGAACCCGACGGAGGGAAGATCTCCAACTTTCTGCTGGAGAAGTCACGGGTGGTGAGCCAGAATGAGTGCGAGAGGAATTTCCACATCTACTATCAg CTCATCGAAGGGGCGTCCCAAGAGCAGCGGCAGAACCTGGGCATCATGAGCCCGGATTATTACTATTACCTGAACCAGTCGGACACGTACCAGGTGGAGGGCACGGACGACCGCAGCGACTTCCATGAGACCATG AATGCCATGCAGGTCATCGGCATCCGCAGCGAGGACCAGCAGCTGGTGCTGCAGATCGTGGCGGGGATCCTTCACCTGGGAAACATCAGCTTTCGGGAGGAAGGCAACTACGCGCGGGTGGAAAATGCTGACT ccctggcctTCCCTGCCTACCTGCTGGGGATCGACCAGGAGCGCCTCAACGAGAAGGTCACCAGCAGGAAAATGGACAGCAAGTGGGGTGGCCGCTCCGAGTCCATCACCGTCACCCTCAACGTGGAGCAGGCGGCTTACACCCGGGATGCCCTGGCCAAGGGGCTCTACGCGCGCGTCTTCGACTTTCTCGTGGAG TCTATCAACCGGGCTATGCAGAAGCCGCATGAGGAGTACAGCATCGGGGTGCTGGACATCTATGGCTTCGAAATATTCCAG AAAAATGGCTTTGAGCAATTCTGCATTAACTTTGTGAATGAGAAGCTGCAGCAGATCTTCATAGAGCTGACCCTGAAGGCGGAGCAG GAGGAGTATGTGCAGGAGGGGATCAAGTGGACCCAGATCCAGTACTTCAACAACAAGGTGGTGTGCGACCTGATAGAGAACAAGCTG aacccccccGGGATCATGAGCGTCCTGGACGATGTCTGTGCCACCATGCATGCCACCGGCGAGGGCGCAGACCAGACcctgctgcagaagctgcaggCGGCCGTGGGCACCCACGAGCACTTCAACAGCTGGAGCTCGGGCTTCGTCATCCACCACTACGCAGGCAAG gtCTCCTACGACGTGAACGGCTTCTGCGAGCGCAACCGGGACGTGCTCTTCACCGACTTGATCGAGCTGATGCAGAGCAGTGAATA CGGTTTCATCCGGATGCTTTTCCCAGAAAAGCTTGATTCTGACAAAAAGGGACGACCAACCACTGCAGGCTCCAAAATCAAG AAGCAGGCTAACGACCTGGTGAACACGCTAATGAAGTGCACGCCACACTACATCCGCTGCATCAAGCCCAACGAGACCAAGAAACCCCGGGACTGGGAGGAGAGCAG GGTGAAGCACCAAGTCGAGTACCTGGGGCTGAAGGAGAACATCCGGGTGCGCCGGGCAGGTTTCGCCTACCGCCGCCTCTTCCACAAATTCCTGCAACG ctaCGCCATCCTCACCCCCGAGACGTGGCCGTCGTGGCGCGGGGATGAGCGGCAAGGGGTGCAGCACTTGCTGCGCGCCGTCAACATGGACCCAGACCAGTACCAGATGGGGCGGAGCAAGGTCTTTGTCAAGAACCCCGAATCG ctcttcctccttgAAGAGATGCGGGAGCGGAAATTTGACGGCTTCGCCCGGGTGATCCAGAAGGCCTGGCGCCGGCACGTCGCCATCCGGAAGTATGAGCAGATGCGAGAGGAGG CCTCCAACATCCTCTACAACTTCAAAGAGCGGAGGAGGAACAGCATCAACAGGAATTTTGTGGGCGATTACCTGGGCATGGAGGAGCGGCCGGAGCTGCGCCAGTTCCTGGCCAAGCGGGAGCGGGTAGACTTTGCCGACTCCATCACTAAGTACGACCGGAGGTTCAAG CCCATCAAGCGGGACTTCATCCTCACCCCCAAGTACTTCTACCTGATCGGACGGGAGAAGGTGAAGAAAGGTCCTGAGAAGGGGCAGATCAAGGAGGTGCTCAAGAAGAAGGTGGAGCTCCAGGCAGTGAACAGCATCTCGCTGAG CACCAGGCAGGATGATTTCTTCATCCTCCACGAGAACGATGCCGACAATTTCTTGGAGTCCATCTTCAAGACGGAGCTGATCAGCCTGCTGTGCAAACGCTACGAGGAGCTCACCCACAGCAAGCTGCGCCTCTCCTTCAAGGACAC ACTACAGTTTCGGGTGAAGAAGGAGGGCTGGGGCGGTGGCGGCACCCGCAACGTCACCTTCGTCAGAGGACAGGGCGACGTGGCTGCCCTCAAAGCCGGAGGCAAAACCCTTACGGTCAGCATCGGGGATGGGCTCCCCAGGAATGCCA AGCCCACGAGGAAGGGGGCAACGCAAAGCAGAGGTGGCAGCAGGTGGCCGGCACCCTCCCGAAACgccccaccagcacccagag GTCGGGGTCCTCCAGGCGCCTGCAGGAACGGGGCACCCCAGTTCCCCCGCAGCGACGGCCGGGCGCAACGAGACACCTACACAACACCCCAGAAGCAGGCGCGGGGGCCACCAGCTGCGGCGCTTCCCCCCCGAAACGCCAGTCGCCAGCCGAAGACGCGGCCCCCGTCTGAACACAACATGGATTTCCTCAACGTGCCTGACCAGGGGGTGGCTGG CATGCAGCGCCGGCGAAGCCTGAGCCAGCGGCCACCCCCGGCCGGGCGTCCCAAGCCACAGCCCAAGGTGGCCGTGCCGCGCTGCCAGGCGCTCTACCAGTACATCGGGCAGGACGTGGACGAGCTCAGCTTCAACGTGGGGGACATCATCGACATCCTGCTGGAAG ATATCTCTGGCTGGTGGAAGGGCCGGCTGCACGGCAAGGAAGGGCTTTTCCCTGGGAACTACGTGCAGAAGATCTGA